One Manihot esculenta cultivar AM560-2 chromosome 18, M.esculenta_v8, whole genome shotgun sequence genomic window carries:
- the LOC110606509 gene encoding protein ROOT PRIMORDIUM DEFECTIVE 1 produces MRTQVIKSILVHPFTAFITTRSKTTSAQYVASRARDPTFEKLMEKYKNLVKVIAIQDLILANPTDSNPSVSLDFLSRLSQKLHLNRGAASFLRKHPHIFHIFHNPTLSQSFCKLTDTALQVSRQEAEAINASLPVVVNRLVWLLSMSTSKSLPLRAIFKVWRELGLPDDFEDSVISRNPQLFRLDDAHEPNTHILKLVAEIPNNHFTSAVENWRVTECCKEDCSVDRTEMQYSFKHQYPPGMRLSKSFRSKVKEWQRLPYVGPYEELGEKKRSKAGLMGLEKRSVAIVHEFLSLTVEKMVEVEKISHFRKCFGIDLNIRDLFLDHPGIFYLSTKGKRHTVFLREAYERGRLIEPNPVYDVRRKLLDLVILGRCRSLASKLNSGEIGRVEDSGLQDENSD; encoded by the coding sequence ATGAGAACCCAGGTAATTAAATCTATTTTAGTGCATCCATTCACTGCATTTATCACCACCCGATCAAAAACCACCTCAGCTCAGTATGTGGCATCAAGAGCTAGAGACCCTACATTTGAGAAACTAATGGAGAAATACAAGAACCTTGTTAAAGTCATTGCCATTCAAGATCTCATTCTCGCAAACCCCACTGACAGCAATCCATCAGTTTCCCTTGATTTTCTTTCTAGACTTTCCCAGAAGCTTCACCTCAACCGCGGTGCAGCCTCTTTCCTACGTAAACACCCTCACATTTTCCACATATTCCACAACCCCACCTTGTCTCAATCTTTTTGCAAATTAACTGATACTGCTCTCCAAGTTTCTCGCCAAGAAGCAGAGGCTATTAATGCTTCCTTGCCTGTTGTTGTCAATCGGTTGGTTTGGCTGTTATCGATGTCCACATCCAAGTCATTGCCACTTCGTGCTATCTTTAAGGTTTGGAGGGAGCTAGGGCTTCCTGATGATTTTGAAGACTCGGTGATATCCAGAAACCCGCAACTTTTTAGATTGGATGATGCTCATGAACCCAATACACACATCCTGAAACTCGTTGCTGAAATTCCTAACAACCATTTCACATCAGCGGTTGAAAATTGGAGGGTGACAGAGTGTTGTAAGGAGGATTGCAGTGTTGATAGAACAGAAATGCAATATAGTTTTAAACATCAGTACCCTCCTGGAATGCGGTTGAGCAAGAGTTTCAGGTCTAAGGTCAAGGAATGGCAGAGATTGCCATATGTAGGGCCATATGAGGAGTTGGGAGAAAAGAAGAGATCTAAGGCTGGACTTATGGGATTGGAGAAACGGTCAGTTGCGATCGTACATGAGTTTTTGAGTTTGACAGTGGAGAAAATGGTGGAAGTGGAGAAGATCAGCCATTTCAGGAAATGTTTCGGAATAGATTTGAACATAAGGGATTTATTCTTGGATCATCCAGGCATATTTTATTTGTCTACCAAGGGAAAGAGACACACCGTCTTCCTGAGGGAAGCATATGAGAGGGGTCGCTTGATCGAACCGAATCCTGTATATGATGTCAGAAGAAAGTTACTTGATCTAGTTATTCTGGGTCGTTGCAGGTCACTTGCTAGCAAACTAAATTCTGGTGAGATTGGAAGGGTTGAGGACTCTGGGTTACAAGATGAGAACAGTGACTGA